From the genome of Anaerolineae bacterium, one region includes:
- the murI gene encoding glutamate racemase: MIGIFDSGIGGLTVVRAFMEQLSGYDIIYFGDTARTPYGNKSPETVVKYALENTDFLLSKGAKIIVMACHTASSVATEKMAERFDVPIFEVITPAVELAIKSSGKSGIGVIGTRATINSGIYEKKIKQMNPDAKVYSFPCPLLVPLVEEGWLKKPETRMIVKKYLHPLKIRQIKTLILGCTHYPILKNIIQQKVGKRVNIIDSSIAVAGKVKAFLENHIEVDSMLDKKGGCRFFVSDVTAQFEKTAKDMLKRTLILEHVRI, encoded by the coding sequence ATGATTGGAATATTTGATTCAGGAATAGGTGGTCTGACCGTTGTGCGAGCATTTATGGAACAGCTGTCAGGTTATGATATTATCTATTTTGGTGATACTGCCAGAACTCCGTATGGCAACAAGAGCCCTGAAACAGTTGTCAAGTATGCTCTTGAAAACACAGATTTTCTTTTAAGCAAAGGCGCAAAGATAATTGTCATGGCATGCCATACAGCTTCAAGTGTTGCAACGGAAAAGATGGCTGAAAGGTTTGATGTCCCGATTTTCGAAGTTATCACACCGGCTGTAGAGCTTGCAATAAAGTCTTCCGGAAAGTCCGGAATCGGCGTTATCGGAACAAGGGCTACGATAAACAGCGGCATCTATGAAAAAAAGATAAAGCAAATGAATCCTGATGCAAAGGTTTATTCCTTTCCGTGCCCTTTGCTTGTCCCATTGGTAGAGGAGGGGTGGCTTAAAAAACCGGAAACAAGGATGATAGTAAAAAAATATCTGCATCCCCTGAAGATCAGGCAGATAAAAACCCTTATCCTTGGTTGCACCCATTATCCAATCTTAAAAAACATCATACAGCAAAAGGTTGGCAAGAGGGTAAACATAATCGATTCTTCTATCGCTGTTGCAGGCAAGGTAAAGGCTTTTTTAGAAAATCATATTGAAGTCGACAGTATGCTCGATAAAAAAGGGGGGTGCAGGTTCTTTGTGTCTGATGTAACAGCGCAGTTTGAAAAAACAGCAAAAGACATGCTTAAAAGAACCCTTATTCTTGAGCATGTAAGGATATAA
- a CDS encoding YkgJ family cysteine cluster protein, which produces MNPSDIFKCEKCGDCCKGYGGTYVTEKDIEAIAAYIKTDKENFVKDYCYMSGSRPVLAQKKDGYCIFWDKLCTIHPVKPKMCRQWPFIKNVLIDINNWQIMASICSGMRIDVPDETIRECVRKELLKNQ; this is translated from the coding sequence ATGAACCCATCCGATATCTTCAAATGTGAAAAATGCGGTGACTGTTGCAAGGGATATGGCGGGACTTATGTTACTGAGAAAGATATTGAAGCAATAGCAGCTTATATCAAGACGGATAAAGAGAATTTTGTCAAAGATTATTGTTATATGTCCGGAAGCCGGCCGGTTTTGGCACAGAAAAAGGATGGCTACTGTATATTCTGGGACAAACTTTGCACAATTCATCCGGTTAAGCCTAAAATGTGCAGGCAGTGGCCTTTTATCAAAAATGTATTGATAGATATAAATAACTGGCAGATCATGGCCAGCATATGCTCGGGCATGCGCATAGATGTGCCTGATGAAACAATCAGGGAATGCGTAAGGAAAGAACTTTTAAAGAATCAATAA
- a CDS encoding tRNA1(Val) (adenine(37)-N6)-methyltransferase: protein MKTLTTDTFFNGRLQVKQNRLGYRFSIDAVLLADHIRLRPGDNVLDLGTGCGIIPLILAYRHKKIKVYGVEIQKELADIASENVKENHMEDRIFILCCDMKELKHDMVSGPVDLIVCNPPYRRAGSGRMNPDQQKAVARHEIKVNLNDVIETARCMLRTSGRFVMIYPAQRITDMLTQMRSNGIEPKFFRMIYSDLSSEAKLILVEGIKGGRPGTKIGPPLIIYCKDGKDGSYTDEVKKMMEGL, encoded by the coding sequence ATGAAAACTTTAACAACAGATACTTTTTTTAACGGTCGTCTGCAGGTCAAACAGAATCGGTTGGGCTACCGTTTTTCGATTGATGCAGTTTTGTTGGCAGACCATATCAGGTTGCGGCCTGGCGACAATGTCCTTGATCTTGGAACAGGATGCGGAATTATCCCCTTGATTCTTGCGTATAGGCATAAAAAGATAAAAGTTTATGGCGTTGAAATTCAAAAGGAGCTTGCTGATATTGCATCTGAAAATGTTAAAGAAAATCACATGGAAGATCGAATTTTCATCCTCTGTTGTGATATGAAAGAGCTGAAGCATGATATGGTTTCCGGTCCCGTGGATCTGATTGTATGCAATCCCCCATACAGGAGGGCCGGGTCAGGAAGGATGAATCCGGATCAACAAAAAGCGGTTGCCAGGCACGAAATTAAGGTTAATCTGAACGATGTTATTGAAACAGCCCGTTGCATGTTACGAACTTCAGGAAGGTTTGTTATGATTTATCCTGCCCAGCGGATAACCGATATGCTCACTCAAATGCGTTCAAATGGTATTGAGCCTAAATTTTTCCGTATGATTTATTCAGATCTGAGTTCAGAAGCAAAACTTATTTTGGTGGAAGGGATTAAAGGCGGACGCCCCGGCACAAAGATTGGCCCACCCCTTATCATCTATTGTAAAGATGGCAAAGATGGTTCCTATACAGATGAAGTCAAAAAGATGATGGAAGGATTATAG
- a CDS encoding YbaB/EbfC family nucleoid-associated protein, producing MKGMGGMMKQAQKLQARMASLQEEMAEKVIEATAGGGMIKVAANGRQQILSIQIEKEVVDPDDVEMLQDLILAAVNDALAKSNEMVSAEMSKLTGGLSIPGLM from the coding sequence ATGAAAGGCATGGGGGGTATGATGAAGCAGGCCCAGAAGCTTCAAGCCAGGATGGCAAGCCTGCAGGAAGAGATGGCTGAAAAAGTTATTGAAGCAACTGCAGGCGGAGGCATGATAAAGGTCGCAGCAAACGGCAGGCAGCAGATTCTGTCTATTCAGATAGAAAAAGAGGTTGTGGATCCTGATGATGTTGAGATGTTGCAGGACCTGATATTAGCGGCGGTAAATGACGCTCTGGCAAAGTCAAATGAAATGGTTTCAGCAGAAATGAGCAAGCTTACAGGCGGCTTGAGCATACCAGGATTAATGTAA
- the hflK gene encoding FtsH protease activity modulator HflK, with the protein MNWDWDKLKQQQQNVGRGGMPPNVDELVKKIKEFKLPGGPIIILILIALFFGSSMFYTIGVDEVGIVQRFGKYIRTSQPGLNFKLPSGIEKITKVKIKRVYKEEFGFRSPESDLRERFQTDSENENLSLMLTGDLNVGLVPWIVQYRIKDPYEYLFKVQNAPKLLRDMSEAAMRLVVGDRSINEVITKREEIAIDARNVLQKEMDNAEAGISIVTIEMKRTNVPEPVQSSFNKVNQAVQEKEQMIYKAKEDYNKAIPAARGEADRTIQAAEGYALDRINRAKGDSERFTAVYKEYIKAKDVTKRRLYLEAIQELLPKLGHKYIIDSEQKNFLPLLNLGKQNGAQK; encoded by the coding sequence ATGAATTGGGATTGGGACAAACTTAAGCAACAACAACAGAATGTTGGCAGGGGCGGAATGCCGCCGAATGTGGATGAACTTGTAAAAAAAATTAAAGAGTTCAAATTACCAGGCGGCCCGATTATTATTCTTATTCTAATCGCCCTGTTTTTCGGCTCTTCGATGTTTTATACTATTGGAGTGGATGAGGTCGGTATTGTCCAGCGGTTTGGGAAATATATCCGTACCAGCCAACCAGGACTTAATTTCAAGCTGCCTTCAGGAATTGAAAAAATAACAAAAGTAAAGATAAAACGTGTCTATAAAGAGGAATTCGGCTTCCGTTCACCAGAAAGTGACCTTAGAGAACGTTTCCAAACAGACAGTGAAAATGAGAACTTATCACTTATGCTTACCGGAGATCTTAATGTGGGGCTGGTTCCATGGATTGTCCAGTACAGGATAAAGGATCCTTATGAATATCTGTTCAAGGTGCAAAATGCTCCTAAACTGCTCAGAGATATGTCGGAAGCGGCAATGCGTCTTGTAGTGGGCGACAGGAGTATCAATGAGGTCATTACAAAACGGGAAGAAATTGCAATTGATGCCAGAAACGTCCTGCAAAAAGAGATGGACAATGCAGAAGCCGGCATTAGTATTGTAACAATAGAAATGAAAAGGACCAACGTTCCAGAGCCTGTGCAGTCATCGTTTAACAAAGTCAACCAGGCGGTTCAGGAAAAGGAACAAATGATTTATAAAGCCAAAGAGGATTATAACAAGGCTATACCGGCAGCCAGGGGTGAAGCGGACAGAACCATTCAGGCGGCAGAAGGCTACGCTTTAGACAGGATAAACAGGGCTAAAGGTGATTCCGAAAGGTTTACAGCCGTTTATAAAGAGTACATAAAAGCAAAGGATGTTACTAAAAGGCGTCTTTATCTTGAAGCAATACAGGAGCTGCTTCCAAAGCTTGGCCATAAATATATTATAGATTCTGAACAAAAGAATTTTTTACCTTTACTTAATCTTGGAAAACAAAATGGTGCGCAAAAATGA
- the recR gene encoding recombination mediator RecR, translated as MSFYPLPILNLIRNISRLPGVGEKTAERLAMHILRTPLREAEELARSILEMKDKIKLCSTCYALSDSHICNICSDQTRSAAILCVVEQPADMVAIEKSGSYKGLYHILQGVLSPMNGVGPDKIRIKELVLRIEKNMVKEVVLATGTNVEGEATASYIAQLLNKYPVKITRIASGVPMGGDLKYVDQVTLKRAMETRHTVDFGG; from the coding sequence ATGAGCTTTTATCCATTGCCAATCTTGAATTTGATTAGAAATATATCAAGGTTGCCGGGAGTTGGCGAAAAAACAGCCGAACGTCTTGCAATGCATATATTGCGCACTCCGCTCAGGGAGGCTGAGGAGCTTGCCCGCAGCATACTGGAAATGAAAGACAAAATAAAACTGTGCTCAACATGTTATGCTTTGAGCGACAGCCATATTTGCAATATTTGCAGCGACCAGACAAGGTCAGCCGCCATATTATGCGTTGTGGAGCAGCCTGCTGATATGGTTGCTATTGAAAAGTCAGGCTCATATAAGGGCTTGTATCATATTCTTCAAGGGGTGCTTTCCCCAATGAACGGAGTGGGCCCGGATAAGATCAGAATCAAAGAGCTTGTATTAAGGATAGAGAAAAACATGGTCAAAGAGGTTGTGCTGGCAACAGGCACAAATGTTGAAGGTGAGGCAACCGCCTCTTATATTGCGCAACTCCTTAACAAATATCCGGTTAAAATAACCCGGATAGCGTCCGGCGTGCCGATGGGAGGCGACCTGAAATACGTGGATCAGGTTACCTTGAAAAGGGCCATGGAAACCAGGCATACTGTTGATTTTGGCGGTTAA
- a CDS encoding four helix bundle protein, whose amino-acid sequence MKFRFKEFRIYKDAKDYCRFCRDVIANHLARQDKSLTSQLDRALNSIVLNIAEGSADNSDTEFARFLGISMRSVYETVAGFDLATLYEYIDEDLNQRIEEKAHSLVKQLASFRNKLKT is encoded by the coding sequence ATGAAATTTAGATTCAAAGAGTTTAGAATTTACAAAGACGCTAAAGACTATTGTAGATTTTGCCGGGACGTTATTGCGAATCATTTAGCCAGACAAGACAAAAGTTTAACAAGCCAATTGGATAGAGCACTGAATTCAATTGTGCTTAACATTGCTGAAGGATCTGCTGACAATTCTGATACTGAGTTTGCCCGGTTTTTAGGTATATCAATGAGATCTGTCTATGAAACCGTTGCAGGATTTGATCTTGCAACCCTATATGAATATATTGATGAGGATTTAAACCAGAGAATTGAAGAAAAGGCACACTCTCTGGTAAAGCAATTAGCATCATTTCGTAACAAGCTTAAAACATAA
- the dnaX gene encoding DNA polymerase III subunit gamma/tau — translation MSYIVLARKYRPQTFEQVIKQDHVTLTLTNAISLNRVAHAILLTGPRGTGKTTVARILAKAMNCKDGPTPVPCNKCRSCHEITSGSSADVYEIDGASNNGVEQIRTLCDNIKYMPAYSRYKIYIIDEVHMLSKGAFNALLKTLEEPPSHVMFIFATTEPNRIPITILSRCQRYDFRHIDIESLSEHMKDLCAKEGFDISIESLELIAREAGGSMRDALSLLDQVISCVQGSITHDKVLDILSVIDRKIIFDISGAVLRGDLPAILDILDDIYARGYEMQKLYADMVEQFRNLLVVNMGENIGKLVNLPAHEIDLMRDQAKDVSPIFLNQIFDLLFKEEPAIRFSAQPKLAIELLFIKMFQIKPAMPIDLLIEKLDNLKNGIYEKKDYGISEDQASYGCHEKGHQLNSHEQGRPEKDLQGWTGSATEIRELKEPDDQTNVSYKDDLDLTWKRLLDIFLKNHSALAANLEKCILKKLTEHSLEIEINGNGFNVNMIKRSKNVAIIKKVCEDFFGKRMDLALTIKENQKKDNQEHKTDRESRLKQEALSHSLVADTIEIFNGRILDVKIL, via the coding sequence ATGTCTTATATTGTTCTTGCACGCAAATACCGTCCCCAGACATTTGAGCAGGTTATTAAGCAGGATCATGTTACCCTGACTTTAACCAATGCGATTTCATTAAATCGTGTTGCACACGCAATTTTGCTTACAGGGCCCAGGGGAACAGGCAAGACAACCGTTGCCCGTATACTGGCAAAAGCCATGAATTGTAAGGATGGCCCTACTCCTGTTCCATGCAATAAATGCAGATCCTGCCATGAAATCACTTCAGGCAGTTCAGCCGATGTGTATGAAATTGACGGTGCATCAAATAATGGTGTAGAGCAGATCAGAACTTTGTGTGACAACATCAAGTATATGCCGGCATATAGCCGTTACAAAATATATATTATTGATGAAGTCCACATGCTCAGTAAGGGCGCATTTAACGCTCTTCTAAAGACCCTTGAAGAGCCGCCGTCCCATGTCATGTTTATTTTTGCCACTACCGAGCCAAACAGAATCCCGATAACCATTCTTTCCAGATGCCAGAGATACGATTTCAGGCATATAGATATTGAGTCGCTTTCTGAGCACATGAAAGATCTCTGCGCCAAAGAAGGGTTTGATATATCTATTGAGAGCCTCGAGCTTATTGCCCGTGAAGCAGGAGGAAGCATGAGAGATGCTTTAAGTCTTCTTGACCAGGTTATCTCTTGCGTGCAGGGCTCTATAACGCACGACAAAGTCTTGGATATTTTAAGCGTTATTGACAGAAAAATTATTTTTGATATTTCCGGTGCTGTTTTACGCGGGGATCTTCCGGCGATTCTTGATATTTTGGATGATATTTATGCCCGTGGTTATGAAATGCAAAAGCTGTATGCTGATATGGTTGAACAATTCAGGAATTTGCTTGTTGTAAATATGGGGGAAAATATCGGCAAGCTGGTAAATCTTCCCGCGCATGAAATAGACCTTATGCGTGATCAGGCAAAGGATGTCTCTCCGATTTTTTTAAATCAGATTTTTGATCTTCTTTTTAAGGAGGAGCCTGCGATAAGGTTTTCAGCTCAGCCAAAGCTGGCAATTGAATTGCTGTTTATCAAGATGTTTCAGATAAAACCGGCCATGCCCATCGACCTGCTTATTGAAAAGCTTGATAATCTTAAAAATGGTATTTATGAAAAAAAGGATTATGGGATTTCCGAAGACCAGGCATCTTACGGCTGTCACGAAAAAGGTCATCAATTGAACAGCCACGAGCAAGGCCGGCCTGAAAAGGATCTTCAGGGCTGGACAGGGTCGGCAACGGAAATCAGGGAATTAAAAGAGCCTGATGATCAAACAAATGTTTCATATAAAGACGATCTTGATCTGACATGGAAAAGGCTGCTTGATATTTTTCTGAAAAACCATTCTGCACTTGCTGCAAACCTTGAAAAGTGCATCCTGAAAAAACTGACGGAACATAGCCTGGAAATCGAAATCAACGGCAATGGTTTTAATGTTAACATGATAAAGCGCAGTAAAAATGTGGCTATTATAAAAAAGGTATGCGAAGATTTTTTTGGGAAAAGAATGGATCTGGCCTTAACAATTAAAGAGAACCAGAAAAAAGACAACCAGGAACATAAAACAGACAGAGAAAGCCGTTTGAAACAGGAGGCTTTAAGCCACAGCCTGGTCGCGGACACTATAGAAATTTTCAATGGACGGATATTGGATGTAAAAATATTATAG
- a CDS encoding DUF721 domain-containing protein: protein MVEKRKNIKEFEHIGGVINNFLKTCRHESDQELVKIWNLWNSAVGDVVAENTRPAAFKGRLLLVHVVSSTWMHQLQFLKTDIIAKVNDALGKDMVGEIKFKIGPLS, encoded by the coding sequence ATGGTGGAAAAAAGGAAAAATATCAAAGAATTTGAACACATAGGCGGTGTTATTAATAATTTCCTGAAAACATGCCGGCATGAATCTGATCAAGAGCTGGTTAAAATTTGGAATTTGTGGAATAGCGCGGTAGGAGATGTTGTTGCGGAAAATACCAGGCCTGCCGCATTCAAGGGACGGCTTCTTCTTGTGCATGTAGTCAGTTCAACATGGATGCACCAGCTTCAATTTTTAAAAACAGATATTATAGCAAAGGTAAATGATGCTCTGGGCAAGGACATGGTCGGAGAAATAAAATTCAAGATCGGTCCTTTAAGCTGA
- a CDS encoding AURKAIP1/COX24 domain-containing protein: protein MSSVVKKRRKKMRRHKHRKLLARTRHQRRKGK from the coding sequence TTGAGTAGTGTAGTTAAGAAACGGAGAAAGAAGATGCGAAGACATAAACACAGAAAGCTTTTGGCACGCACACGCCATCAGAGAAGAAAAGGTAAATAA
- the hflC gene encoding protease modulator HflC, with the protein MKPKGMILIIAAIAFFLVAFASAYTVDETEQVVVTQFGRVVGVPKTEPGIYFKVPFIQHATYFPKNLLAWDGDPGQIPTLEKTYIWVDTFARWKIVDPVKFFQTVNNTVSALRRLDDIIDPAVRNFITSYKLIETVRTSNREMEAFEITAEDEKKKQRDIYSINTGREKISKGILEQAQPKLAKFGIELVDVKIKRINYVEQVRASVYGRMIAERSQIAEKFRSEGMGESRKVLGKKERDLKKITSEAYKTAQGIKGKADAEATKLFAEAFGIDPKFYSFVKTLEIYNISLDENSSIVLSTDSEFFKYLKGDFN; encoded by the coding sequence ATGAAACCTAAAGGTATGATTTTAATTATCGCTGCAATTGCGTTTTTTCTTGTTGCATTTGCTTCAGCTTATACTGTTGACGAAACCGAGCAGGTAGTAGTCACTCAATTTGGAAGGGTGGTCGGCGTTCCAAAAACAGAACCAGGCATTTACTTCAAGGTACCTTTTATCCAGCATGCCACATATTTTCCAAAAAATCTTTTGGCGTGGGATGGTGATCCAGGGCAGATACCGACTCTGGAAAAAACCTATATATGGGTTGACACATTTGCCAGGTGGAAAATTGTCGATCCCGTCAAATTTTTTCAGACAGTAAACAATACTGTAAGCGCTCTGAGAAGGCTTGATGATATCATAGATCCGGCAGTAAGAAATTTTATAACCTCCTACAAGCTTATTGAAACCGTTCGCACGTCAAACAGAGAGATGGAGGCTTTTGAAATAACCGCAGAAGATGAAAAGAAAAAGCAGCGCGACATATATTCCATTAATACGGGCAGAGAAAAGATATCAAAGGGGATATTGGAACAGGCTCAACCAAAACTTGCCAAGTTCGGAATTGAACTCGTCGACGTTAAGATTAAGCGTATTAATTATGTGGAACAGGTTAGAGCATCTGTTTATGGCAGAATGATTGCGGAACGCAGTCAGATAGCGGAAAAATTTCGTTCCGAAGGAATGGGGGAATCCCGAAAAGTTCTCGGCAAAAAAGAGCGGGACTTGAAAAAGATAACATCAGAGGCCTACAAAACCGCCCAGGGGATAAAAGGAAAGGCCGATGCAGAGGCAACTAAATTATTTGCCGAAGCATTTGGAATAGATCCGAAGTTCTATTCATTTGTCAAGACCCTTGAAATTTATAATATATCTCTTGATGAAAACAGCTCTATTGTTCTTTCAACAGATTCAGAATTTTTTAAATATCTTAAAGGAGATTTTAATTAG
- a CDS encoding zinc ribbon domain-containing protein: MPVYEYECTQCGEVEEVIQKFSDKSLTKCRHCAGKLQKLISQSTFHLKGTGWYVTDYSHKPQASSAPCKAKDKASTSKTDKSAKSAKKDD, from the coding sequence ATGCCAGTTTATGAATATGAATGCACTCAATGTGGCGAGGTTGAAGAGGTAATACAAAAATTCTCTGACAAATCGCTAACTAAATGCAGACATTGTGCAGGAAAGCTTCAAAAACTTATTTCACAAAGTACTTTTCATCTAAAAGGAACAGGCTGGTATGTAACAGACTATTCACACAAACCCCAAGCCTCTTCTGCTCCATGCAAAGCAAAAGACAAGGCATCGACTTCAAAAACCGACAAATCAGCTAAATCAGCCAAAAAAGATGATTAA
- the rimP gene encoding ribosome maturation factor RimP encodes MRTKREKIKRSEFNRKDREFKIGPRAAQKEIVRWIKESAQLLCEVEGMELVHVECQRESARMIIRLYIDRPGGVTLDDCVHISRQMNNSMDVDLKESDFENIGPYNLEVSSPGPNRPLGERSDFERFKGQIVEIKTLKPVEEQKKFKGVLLGMSEETVELLSNDKTIAIPFKEITRACLINYNGENRCL; translated from the coding sequence GTGAGAACTAAAAGGGAAAAAATAAAGAGATCTGAATTTAATAGAAAAGATCGGGAATTTAAAATAGGGCCTCGGGCGGCTCAGAAAGAAATCGTCAGATGGATAAAGGAGTCGGCACAGCTATTATGCGAAGTCGAAGGCATGGAGCTGGTTCATGTTGAGTGTCAGCGGGAATCAGCCCGTATGATAATACGTCTTTATATAGACAGGCCCGGAGGAGTTACGCTGGATGACTGTGTGCATATCAGCAGGCAGATGAACAATTCTATGGATGTTGATCTAAAAGAATCGGATTTTGAAAACATTGGGCCATATAATCTGGAGGTTTCATCTCCAGGGCCTAATCGGCCTCTTGGGGAAAGGTCGGACTTTGAAAGGTTCAAGGGACAAATTGTTGAAATTAAGACATTGAAACCTGTTGAGGAGCAAAAAAAATTCAAGGGCGTTCTGCTGGGTATGTCAGAAGAAACTGTTGAGCTTTTAAGCAACGACAAGACAATTGCTATTCCTTTTAAGGAAATTACCAGGGCGTGCCTTATTAATTATAATGGAGAAAATCGATGCTTATAA
- a CDS encoding DUF1015 domain-containing protein produces MAEIIPFRGILYNQHKIHNLSEVITPPYDIITEQDQCNFYKQSPYNIVRLDLGKSTKNDTDKNNRYTRAANLLNKWISEKIMVQDTSPAFYLTTVGFTLGNKIVTRYGLNALVRLEPFDKGIILPHEKTFSKVSAERFELIKACNANFSPIFSLYSDQNIILDSLKDAACSKKPDIDIIDKQGMKHRLWRITDSSVHRYVADAMKEKSIFIADGHHRYETALNYKNHLSSTTPDFNNDNPANYVMMYLCSMEDPGLVILPAHRMLTGIKDSILASFIQKAENYFCINRIPFENNEIGKARANFISALKSNSSKNMIGAFMKNHPEFYLLTLKPNVMNHVTGENLPDPLKSLDVTVLTRLILMEILGFDQSMLDNEKLIAYSSSEEKAIQEVVSGRCDITFILNPTKINQVREIAQQGLIMPRKSTYFYPKVITGQVINKL; encoded by the coding sequence ATGGCTGAAATCATCCCTTTCAGGGGAATACTCTATAACCAGCACAAAATTCATAATCTATCTGAAGTCATAACACCGCCTTATGATATCATTACTGAACAAGATCAGTGTAATTTTTACAAACAAAGTCCGTATAATATTGTCCGGCTGGACCTGGGTAAATCAACAAAAAATGACACGGATAAAAACAACCGGTATACAAGGGCCGCAAACCTGCTTAACAAATGGATTTCAGAAAAAATAATGGTGCAGGATACATCGCCGGCCTTTTATCTGACAACTGTTGGTTTTACCTTGGGAAATAAAATAGTTACGCGCTATGGGCTGAACGCTCTGGTCCGCCTTGAACCCTTTGACAAGGGTATAATTCTTCCCCATGAAAAAACCTTCTCCAAGGTAAGCGCGGAAAGATTCGAGCTGATAAAGGCCTGCAATGCCAATTTCAGTCCCATATTTTCACTCTATTCAGATCAAAACATTATTTTGGATTCATTAAAGGATGCTGCATGCAGCAAAAAACCTGACATAGACATTATCGATAAACAAGGCATGAAACACAGGCTATGGCGCATAACCGACAGCTCTGTGCACAGATATGTTGCCGATGCAATGAAAGAAAAAAGCATTTTTATAGCTGATGGACACCATCGATATGAAACAGCCCTTAACTATAAAAACCACCTGTCAAGCACAACGCCTGATTTTAATAACGACAATCCGGCCAACTATGTAATGATGTATCTTTGCAGCATGGAAGATCCCGGTCTGGTTATACTTCCGGCACACCGAATGCTGACAGGGATTAAAGATTCAATTCTTGCTTCATTTATCCAAAAAGCAGAAAATTATTTTTGCATAAATAGAATACCATTTGAAAACAACGAAATAGGAAAAGCCAGGGCAAACTTTATATCGGCTCTTAAATCAAACAGCTCAAAAAATATGATTGGAGCCTTTATGAAAAACCATCCGGAATTTTATTTGCTGACATTAAAGCCAAATGTCATGAATCATGTGACAGGCGAAAACCTCCCGGATCCATTAAAAAGTCTTGACGTGACCGTGTTGACCCGTCTTATATTAATGGAGATTCTTGGTTTTGACCAGTCAATGCTTGATAATGAAAAACTGATTGCATATTCAAGCAGCGAAGAAAAGGCGATCCAGGAGGTTGTCTCAGGCAGATGCGATATCACCTTTATTCTTAACCCGACAAAAATTAACCAGGTGCGTGAAATAGCCCAGCAGGGGCTGATAATGCCGAGAAAATCAACCTATTTTTATCCCAAGGTAATAACCGGCCAGGTGATAAACAAGCTATAG